In Streptococcus sp. SN-1, a single genomic region encodes these proteins:
- the atpB gene encoding F0F1 ATP synthase subunit A: MEESINPTINIGPVTFDLTLTALTLLSVFLIFAFIYWASRNMTLKPKGKQNVLEYLYDFVIGFTEPNLGSHYIKDYSLFYLCLFLFMVIANNLGLMAKLQTTDGTNLWTSPTANLSFDLVLSFCIIVMAHVEGIRRRGIKQYLKGFVTPAFMTPMNLLEEITNFLSLALRIFGNIFAGEVMTSLLLLLSHQAIFWYPIAFGTNLVWTAFSVFISCVQAYVFTLLSSMYLGNKINDEE, from the coding sequence ATGGAAGAAAGTATCAATCCAACCATCAATATTGGTCCTGTTACCTTTGATTTAACTTTGACAGCCTTGACTTTGCTGTCTGTGTTTCTGATTTTTGCATTTATCTATTGGGCAAGTCGTAATATGACTTTGAAACCCAAAGGTAAACAAAATGTACTAGAGTATCTCTATGATTTTGTAATTGGATTTACAGAACCTAACCTTGGTTCCCACTACATAAAAGATTACTCACTCTTTTACTTATGTTTATTTCTTTTTATGGTCATCGCCAATAATCTTGGTTTGATGGCTAAACTTCAAACAACAGATGGGACAAACCTTTGGACATCGCCAACTGCAAATCTTTCATTTGACCTTGTCTTGTCTTTCTGTATTATTGTGATGGCGCATGTTGAGGGGATTCGTCGTCGTGGGATTAAACAATACCTAAAAGGTTTTGTAACTCCTGCATTTATGACACCGATGAATCTACTTGAAGAAATCACGAATTTCCTTTCTCTTGCTTTGCGGATTTTTGGGAATATCTTTGCAGGTGAAGTAATGACAAGCTTGCTTCTATTACTTTCACATCAAGCTATTTTTTGGTATCCAATCGCATTTGGGACAAACTTAGTTTGGACTGCATTTTCCGTGTTCATTTCTTGTGTACAGGCCTATGTCTTTACACTACTATCCTCTATGTACCTAGGAAATAAAATTAATGATGAAGAGTAG
- the atpF gene encoding F0F1 ATP synthase subunit B: MHVTVGELIGNFILIAGSFILLLVLIKKFAWSNITGIFEERAEKIASDIDRAEEARQKAEVLAQKREDELAGSRKEAKTIIENAKETAEKSKASILADAKLEAGRLKEKANQEIAQNKAEALQSVKGEVADLTISLAGKIISQNLDGHAHKELIDQYIDQIGEA, from the coding sequence ATGCACGTAACAGTAGGTGAATTAATTGGTAATTTTATTTTAATCGCTGGCTCTTTTATCCTTTTGCTAGTCTTGATTAAAAAATTTGCATGGTCTAATATTACAGGCATTTTCGAAGAAAGGGCTGAAAAAATTGCTTCAGATATTGATAGAGCTGAAGAAGCACGTCAAAAAGCGGAAGTATTGGCTCAAAAACGCGAAGATGAATTGGCTGGTAGCCGAAAAGAAGCTAAGACAATCATTGAAAATGCAAAGGAAACAGCTGAGAAAAGTAAGGCTAGTATTTTAGCAGATGCTAAACTAGAAGCAGGACGCTTAAAAGAAAAAGCAAACCAAGAAATTGCTCAAAACAAAGCTGAAGCTTTACAAAGCGTTAAGGGTGAGGTAGCAGATTTGACCATCAGCTTGGCTGGTAAAATCATCTCACAAAACCTTGATGGTCATGCCCATAAAGAACTCATTGATCAGTATATCGATCAGATAGGAGAAGCTTAA
- a CDS encoding F0F1 ATP synthase subunit delta, with amino-acid sequence MDKKTVKVIEKYSMPFVQLVLEKGEEDRIFSDLTQIKQVAEETGLPSFLKKVAVDESDKEKTIAFFQDSVSPLLQNLIQVLAYNHRANLFYDVLVDCLNRLEKETNRFEVTITSAHPLTDEQKSRLLPLIEKKMSLKVRSVKEQIDESLIGGFVIFANHKTIDVSIKQQLKVVKENLK; translated from the coding sequence ATGGACAAGAAAACAGTAAAGGTAATTGAAAAATACAGCATGCCTTTTGTCCAATTGGTACTTGAAAAAGGAGAAGAAGATCGCATTTTTTCAGACTTGACTCAAATCAAGCAAGTTGCTGAAGAAACCGGTTTACCTTCTTTTTTAAAAAAAGTGGCAGTAGACGAGTCTGACAAGGAAAAAACGATTGCTTTCTTCCAAGACTCAGTGTCACCTTTATTGCAAAACTTGATCCAGGTTCTGGCATACAACCACAGAGCAAATCTTTTTTATGATGTGCTTGTAGATTGCTTGAACCGACTTGAAAAAGAAACAAATCGATTTGAAGTGACGATTACTTCTGCTCATCCTTTAACAGATGAACAAAAGAGTCGCTTGCTCCCTTTGATTGAGAAAAAAATGTCTCTGAAAGTAAGGAGTGTAAAAGAACAAATCGATGAAAGTCTCATTGGTGGTTTTGTCATTTTTGCCAATCACAAGACAATTGATGTGAGTATTAAACAACAACTTAAAGTTGTTAAAGAAAATTTGAAATAG
- the atpA gene encoding F0F1 ATP synthase subunit alpha, translating into MAINAQEISALIKQQIENFKPNFDVTETGVVTYIGDGIARAHGLENAMSGELLIFENGSYGMAQNLESTDVGIIILGDFTDIREGDTIRRTGKIMEVPVGESLIGRVVDPLGRPVDGLGEIHTDKTRPVEAPAPGVMQRKSVSEPLQTGLKAIDALVPIGRGQRELIIGDRQTGKTTIAIDTILNQKGQDMICIYVAIGQKESTVRTQVETLRQYGALDYTIVVTASASQPSPLLFLAPYAGVAMAEEFMYQGKHVLIVYDDLSKQAVAYRELSLLLRRPPGREAFPGDVFYLHSRLLERSAKVSDELGGGSITALPFIETQAGDISAYIATNVISITDGQIFLGDGLFNAGIRPAIDAGSSVSRVGGSAQIKAMKKVAGTLRIDLASYRELEAFTKFGSDLDAATQAKLNRGRRTVEVLKQPVHKPLPVEKQVTILYALTHGFLDTVPVDDIVRFEEEFHAFFDAQHPEILETIRDTKDLPEEAVLDAAITEFLNQTSFQ; encoded by the coding sequence TTGGCAATTAACGCACAAGAAATCAGCGCTTTAATTAAGCAACAAATTGAAAATTTCAAACCCAATTTTGATGTGACTGAAACAGGTGTTGTAACCTATATCGGGGACGGTATCGCGCGTGCTCACGGCCTTGAAAATGCCATGAGTGGAGAGTTGTTGATTTTTGAAAACGGCTCTTATGGTATGGCTCAAAACTTGGAGTCAACAGATGTCGGTATTATCATCCTTGGTGACTTTACAGATATCCGTGAAGGCGATACAATCCGCCGTACAGGTAAAATCATGGAAGTCCCAGTAGGTGAAAGTTTGATTGGTCGTGTTGTGGACCCACTTGGTCGTCCAGTTGACGGTCTTGGAGAAATCCACACAGATAAAACTCGTCCAGTTGAAGCGCCAGCTCCTGGTGTTATGCAACGTAAGTCTGTATCAGAACCATTGCAAACTGGTTTGAAAGCTATTGACGCCCTTGTACCGATTGGTCGTGGTCAACGTGAGTTGATTATCGGTGACCGTCAGACAGGGAAAACAACCATTGCGATTGACACAATCTTGAACCAAAAAGGTCAAGATATGATCTGTATCTACGTAGCGATTGGACAGAAAGAATCAACAGTTCGTACGCAAGTAGAAACACTTCGTCAGTACGGTGCCTTGGACTACACAATCGTTGTGACAGCTTCTGCTTCACAACCATCTCCATTGCTCTTCCTAGCTCCTTATGCTGGGGTTGCTATGGCGGAAGAATTTATGTACCAAGGCAAGCATGTTTTGATCGTTTATGATGATTTATCAAAACAAGCGGTAGCTTATCGTGAATTGTCTCTCTTGCTTCGTCGTCCTCCAGGTCGTGAAGCCTTCCCAGGGGATGTTTTCTACCTTCACAGCCGTTTACTTGAGCGCTCAGCTAAAGTTTCTGATGAACTTGGTGGTGGATCAATTACAGCCCTACCATTTATCGAGACACAAGCAGGAGATATCTCTGCTTATATCGCAACCAACGTGATTTCTATCACTGATGGACAAATCTTCCTTGGTGATGGTCTCTTCAATGCAGGTATTCGTCCAGCCATCGATGCGGGTTCATCTGTATCTCGTGTAGGTGGTTCTGCACAAATTAAAGCCATGAAAAAGGTTGCTGGTACACTTCGTATCGACCTTGCTTCATACCGTGAGTTGGAAGCCTTCACTAAGTTTGGTTCTGACTTGGATGCGGCAACACAGGCTAAGTTGAACCGTGGCCGTCGTACAGTTGAAGTCTTGAAACAACCTGTTCACAAACCATTACCTGTTGAGAAACAAGTAACCATTCTCTATGCTTTGACACATGGTTTCTTGGACACTGTTCCAGTAGATGATATTGTTCGTTTCGAGGAAGAGTTCCATGCCTTCTTTGACGCTCAACATCCAGAGATTTTGGAAACCATTCGTGATACAAAAGACTTGCCAGAAGAAGCAGTCTTGGATGCTGCGATTACAGAGTTTCTCAATCAAACCAGCTTCCAATAA
- a CDS encoding F0F1 ATP synthase subunit gamma yields the protein MAVSLNDIKTKIASTKNTSQITNAMQMVSAAKLGRSEEAARNFQVYAQKVRKLLTDILHGNGAGGSTNPMLISRPVKKTGYIVITSDRGLVGGYNSSILKAVMELKEEYHPDGTGFEMICIGGMGADFFKARGIQPLYELRGLADQPSFDEVRKIISKTVEMYQNELFDELYVCYNHHVNTLTSQMRVEQMLPIVDLDPNEADEEYSLTFELETSREEILEQLLPQFAESMIYGAIIDAKTAENAAGMTAMQTATDNAKKVINDLTIQYNRARQAAITQEITEIVAGASALE from the coding sequence ATGGCAGTATCTCTAAATGATATTAAAACAAAAATCGCCTCAACAAAAAATACGAGTCAAATCACTAATGCCATGCAGATGGTATCAGCTGCTAAGCTAGGTCGTTCTGAAGAAGCTGCTCGCAACTTCCAAGTATACGCTCAAAAAGTTCGCAAGCTCTTGACAGATATCCTTCATGGAAATGGAGCTGGTGGTTCAACCAATCCGATGTTGATTAGCCGTCCAGTTAAGAAGACAGGCTATATCGTCATTACTTCAGACCGCGGTTTGGTGGGAGGTTATAATTCCTCTATTCTGAAAGCCGTTATGGAGTTGAAGGAAGAATATCATCCAGACGGTACAGGTTTTGAAATGATCTGTATTGGTGGGATGGGAGCTGACTTCTTTAAGGCTCGTGGTATTCAACCTCTTTATGAACTACGTGGCTTGGCGGATCAGCCTAGCTTTGATGAAGTTCGAAAGATTATTTCAAAAACTGTTGAAATGTATCAAAATGAACTTTTTGATGAGCTCTATGTCTGCTACAACCACCATGTTAACACGCTAACTAGTCAAATGCGTGTGGAACAAATGCTTCCGATTGTTGACTTGGATCCCAATGAAGCTGATGAAGAGTACAGCTTGACTTTTGAATTGGAGACCAGTCGAGAAGAAATTTTGGAGCAGTTGTTGCCTCAGTTTGCAGAAAGTATGATTTACGGGGCTATTATCGATGCCAAGACAGCTGAAAATGCTGCAGGTATGACAGCTATGCAAACAGCGACAGATAATGCTAAGAAAGTCATTAATGATTTGACAATTCAGTATAACCGTGCCAGACAGGCGGCGATTACACAAGAAATTACAGAAATCGTAGCAGGAGCTAGTGCCTTAGAATAG
- the atpD gene encoding F0F1 ATP synthase subunit beta, whose translation MSSGKIAQVIGPVVDVLFAAGEKLPEINNALVVYKNDERKTKIVLEVALELGDGMVRTIAMESTDGLTRGMEVLDTGRPISVPVGKETLGRVFNVLGDTIDLEAPFTEDAERQPIHKKAPTFDELSTSSEILETGIKVIDLLAPYLKGGKVGLFGGAGVGKTVLIQELIHNIAQEHGGISVFTGVGERTREGNDLYWEMKESGVIEKTAMVFGQMNEPPGARMRVALTGLTIAEYFRDVEGQDVLLFIDNIFRFTQAGSEVSALLGRMPSAVGYQPTLATEMGQLQERITSTKKGSVTSIQAIYVPADDYTDPAPATAFAHLDSTTNLERKLVQLGIYPAVDPLASSSRALAPEIVGEEHYAVAAEVKRVLQRYHELQDIIAILGMDELSDEEKTLVARARRIQFFLSQNFNVAEQFTGQPGSYVPVAETVRGFKEILDGKHDHLPEDAFRGVGSIEDVIAKAEKMGF comes from the coding sequence ATGAGTTCAGGTAAAATTGCTCAGGTTATCGGTCCCGTTGTAGACGTCTTGTTTGCAGCAGGGGAAAAACTTCCTGAGATTAACAATGCACTTGTCGTCTACAAAAATGACGAAAGAAAAACAAAAATCGTCCTTGAAGTAGCCTTGGAGTTGGGAGATGGTATGGTCCGTACTATCGCCATGGAATCAACAGATGGGTTGACTCGTGGAATGGAAGTATTGGACACAGGTCGTCCAATCTCTGTACCAGTAGGTAAAGAAACTTTGGGACGTGTCTTCAACGTTTTGGGAGATACCATTGACTTGGAAGCTCCTTTTACAGAAGACGCAGAGCGTCAGCCAATTCATAAAAAAGCTCCAACTTTTGATGAGTTGTCTACCTCTTCTGAAATCCTTGAAACAGGGATTAAGGTTATCGACCTTCTTGCCCCTTACCTTAAAGGTGGTAAGGTTGGACTTTTCGGTGGTGCCGGAGTTGGTAAAACCGTCTTGATTCAAGAATTGATTCACAACATTGCCCAAGAACACGGTGGTATTTCAGTATTTACTGGTGTTGGGGAACGTACTCGTGAGGGGAATGACCTTTACTGGGAAATGAAAGAATCAGGCGTTATCGAGAAAACAGCCATGGTATTTGGTCAGATGAATGAGCCACCAGGAGCACGTATGCGTGTTGCCCTTACTGGTTTGACAATCGCTGAATACTTCCGTGATGTAGAAGGCCAAGACGTGCTTCTCTTTATCGATAATATCTTCCGTTTCACTCAGGCTGGTTCAGAAGTATCTGCCCTTTTGGGTCGTATGCCATCAGCCGTTGGTTATCAACCAACCCTTGCTACGGAAATGGGTCAATTGCAAGAACGTATTACATCAACCAAGAAGGGTTCTGTAACCTCTATCCAAGCTATCTATGTGCCAGCGGATGACTATACTGACCCAGCGCCAGCAACAGCCTTCGCTCACTTGGATTCTACTACAAACTTGGAACGTAAGTTGGTACAATTGGGTATTTATCCAGCCGTTGACCCACTTGCTTCAAGCTCACGTGCCTTGGCACCTGAAATTGTTGGAGAAGAGCACTATGCAGTTGCTGCTGAAGTAAAACGTGTCCTTCAACGTTACCATGAATTGCAAGATATCATTGCTATCCTTGGTATGGATGAGCTTTCTGATGAAGAAAAGACCTTGGTTGCTCGTGCCCGTCGTATCCAGTTCTTCTTGTCACAAAACTTTAATGTTGCGGAACAATTTACTGGTCAGCCAGGTTCTTATGTTCCAGTTGCTGAAACTGTTCGTGGATTTAAGGAAATCCTTGATGGTAAACATGACCACTTGCCAGAAGATGCCTTCCGTGGTGTAGGTTCTATCGAAGATGTGATTGCAAAAGCTGAAAAAATGGGATTTTAA
- a CDS encoding F0F1 ATP synthase subunit epsilon: MAQLTVQIVTPDGLVYDHHASYVSVRTLDGEMGILPRHENMIAVLAVDEVKVKRIDDEDHVNWIAVNGGVIEIANNTITIVADSAERARDIDISRAERAKLRAEREIEEAQDKNLIDQERRAKIALQRAINRINVGKRL, encoded by the coding sequence ATGGCTCAGTTAACTGTCCAGATCGTGACACCAGATGGTCTCGTCTATGATCACCATGCCAGCTATGTATCGGTTCGAACTCTGGATGGTGAGATGGGGATCTTGCCACGACATGAAAATATGATTGCGGTTTTAGCAGTTGATGAAGTAAAGGTAAAGCGTATTGATGATGAAGATCACGTGAACTGGATTGCAGTAAACGGAGGCGTTATTGAAATTGCCAATAATACCATCACAATCGTTGCGGATTCTGCAGAACGTGCTCGTGATATCGATATCAGTCGTGCAGAACGTGCCAAGCTTCGAGCAGAGCGTGAAATTGAAGAAGCACAAGACAAAAACTTGATTGATCAAGAACGTCGTGCTAAGATTGCACTGCAACGTGCCATTAACCGTATTAATGTCGGAAAAAGACTATAA
- a CDS encoding lactonase family protein, with product MKETVYFGTYTRRTSQGIYKADFDTETGQLSNLELFAAEPSPTYLAFDQHQHLYTVGSQDDKGGIAAYQTDGTLLNHVVEEGAPHCYVAVDEKRNLVYAANYHKGQVLVYKRQEDGSLLLSDVDQHSGQGPHENQASPHVHFTDLTPDHYLVTCDLGTDQVITYDLDQEGKLSKLYTYHSQPGAGSRHIIFHNHYKIAYLICELNSTIEVLIYDGVGEFERMQIISTLPDGYEGFNGTAAIRLSKDGKYLYASNRGHDSIAVYTILADGSLELLEIVPTHGQTPRDFDLTPDQEFVIAVHQDSDNATVFKRNPETGRLAELSNDFHVPEAVCISFAP from the coding sequence ATGAAAGAAACTGTTTATTTTGGAACTTATACACGTCGTACTTCTCAAGGGATTTACAAGGCAGACTTTGATACAGAAACTGGTCAGCTTTCAAATCTAGAACTTTTTGCAGCTGAACCAAGCCCAACCTACCTTGCCTTTGACCAGCACCAACATTTATACACTGTTGGTAGTCAAGACGATAAGGGAGGAATTGCAGCCTATCAAACTGACGGGACTTTATTAAATCATGTCGTTGAAGAAGGAGCTCCCCACTGTTATGTTGCCGTTGATGAAAAGCGTAATTTGGTCTATGCAGCCAACTACCATAAAGGACAGGTCCTTGTTTATAAACGTCAGGAAGACGGTAGTCTTCTACTTAGTGATGTGGATCAACACAGTGGCCAAGGTCCACATGAAAATCAAGCATCTCCTCATGTTCACTTTACAGACTTAACACCTGACCACTATCTAGTGACCTGTGATTTGGGTACTGACCAAGTCATCACCTATGACCTTGATCAAGAAGGAAAATTATCTAAGCTCTATACCTATCATAGCCAGCCAGGAGCAGGCTCACGCCATATTATTTTCCATAACCATTATAAAATCGCTTATCTCATTTGTGAACTCAATAGCACTATCGAGGTTCTAATCTACGATGGTGTTGGCGAATTTGAACGCATGCAAATCATTTCAACTCTACCAGACGGTTATGAAGGCTTTAATGGTACTGCTGCTATTCGTCTCTCTAAAGATGGTAAATACCTCTACGCTTCTAACCGTGGTCATGATTCTATCGCAGTATATACAATACTTGCGGACGGTAGCTTAGAGTTGTTAGAAATCGTTCCGACACATGGTCAGACTCCACGTGATTTTGATTTGACACCAGACCAAGAATTTGTCATTGCTGTCCATCAAGACTCTGACAATGCAACCGTTTTTAAACGCAATCCTGAAACTGGTCGTCTAGCAGAACTTTCTAACGACTTCCATGTTCCAGAAGCGGTCTGCATCAGTTTTGCCCCTTAA
- a CDS encoding peptide ABC transporter substrate-binding protein, with product MKKRVFLAAGVAVLSAAVLAACSFGNANKEAKKPVTYAYVFSSDPSTLDYTVSGNVSTKQVTGNVIDGLLENDQYGNLVPSVAEDWTVSKDGLTYTYKIRQGVKWYTNEGEEYGEVKAQDFVTGLKHAANKKSQALYLVQESIKGLDDYVNGKTTDFSTVGVKATDDYTVVYTLNHPESFWNSKTTMGVLAPVNEDFLASKGDDFGKPTDVTSILYNGPFLLKGLTSKSSIEMTKNQNYWDKQNVFIDDIKLSFFDGQDADSLGRGFDEGHYPAAPLFKNSANYERLKEKYKDNIVYGQQRGGVFYISTNIDRVNYNHTAKTSDTEKTSTKKALLNKDFRQALAFAVDRKAGISQVFGDEVGPRKLRTSFTPPTFVQVGDQTFGQVTKTELDKLDNVWKDVSLDDAQDSLHNVDKAKAKFEAAKKTLQADGVQFPIHLDLPISSSNPDFIRQVQSYKQSIEEALGSDNVVVDIQQVSDDELGSMTTLATSNANTDWDINAVSGWTPDFADPSTYLDVFDPTSGPSLLSALGVAPGTDNPVIKTVGLDKYKELIDDANSEKTDLQKRYSKYAKAQAWLSDSALVIPVYSDGAQMLVTKMVPGSGAGGWVGDKTSENSYKYLKIQDKIVTTKEMDEFRKKFADEKAKSNADYQKNLDRHIQD from the coding sequence ATGAAAAAACGTGTTTTCTTAGCAGCAGGAGTTGCTGTACTCTCGGCAGCTGTCCTAGCAGCGTGTTCATTTGGTAATGCTAATAAAGAAGCAAAAAAACCAGTTACTTATGCCTATGTATTTTCATCAGATCCTTCGACTCTGGATTATACAGTTTCTGGAAATGTCAGCACTAAACAGGTCACAGGTAACGTTATTGACGGTTTGCTTGAAAATGACCAATATGGGAATCTTGTTCCATCAGTTGCAGAAGATTGGACTGTTTCCAAAGATGGTTTGACCTATACCTATAAAATCCGTCAGGGTGTCAAATGGTATACCAATGAGGGGGAAGAGTATGGTGAAGTCAAGGCTCAAGACTTTGTAACTGGTCTGAAGCATGCAGCAAATAAAAAATCACAGGCCCTCTATTTGGTACAGGAATCAATTAAAGGATTGGATGACTATGTAAATGGGAAAACAACGGATTTTTCTACTGTTGGTGTAAAAGCAACAGACGATTATACTGTTGTTTATACTTTGAACCATCCAGAATCTTTCTGGAATTCAAAAACAACAATGGGAGTTCTTGCACCAGTCAATGAAGACTTTTTAGCTTCTAAAGGAGATGACTTTGGTAAACCAACGGATGTAACGAGCATTCTATACAATGGGCCATTTCTCCTCAAAGGTCTTACATCTAAGTCTTCTATAGAAATGACCAAAAACCAAAATTATTGGGATAAGCAGAATGTCTTTATTGATGATATCAAGTTATCCTTCTTTGATGGTCAAGATGCAGACTCTCTAGGACGCGGTTTTGATGAGGGACACTATCCAGCTGCACCACTCTTTAAAAACTCTGCTAACTATGAACGTCTAAAAGAAAAATACAAGGATAATATTGTGTATGGTCAACAGCGTGGAGGAGTTTTTTATATCTCAACCAATATCGACCGTGTAAATTACAATCACACTGCTAAAACAAGTGATACAGAAAAAACTTCTACTAAGAAAGCCTTGTTAAACAAAGATTTCCGTCAAGCCTTGGCTTTTGCGGTAGATCGTAAAGCAGGGATCTCTCAAGTATTTGGTGATGAAGTAGGACCTCGTAAGTTACGGACAAGTTTCACTCCTCCAACATTTGTTCAAGTAGGAGATCAAACATTTGGTCAAGTTACTAAGACAGAATTGGATAAATTGGATAATGTCTGGAAAGATGTTAGTCTTGATGATGCCCAAGATTCACTTCATAATGTAGACAAGGCTAAAGCTAAGTTTGAAGCTGCTAAGAAAACCCTTCAAGCTGATGGAGTACAGTTCCCAATTCATTTAGATTTGCCAATTTCTTCATCAAATCCAGATTTTATTCGTCAGGTTCAGTCTTATAAACAATCCATTGAGGAAGCCTTAGGCTCTGATAATGTAGTTGTTGATATTCAACAAGTTTCTGATGACGAATTGGGAAGTATGACTACTCTAGCTACTTCCAATGCAAATACTGACTGGGATATTAATGCAGTCAGTGGTTGGACTCCAGACTTTGCAGATCCATCGACTTATCTAGATGTATTTGATCCAACTTCAGGTCCAAGTCTCCTAAGTGCTCTTGGTGTGGCACCAGGAACAGACAATCCAGTTATTAAAACAGTTGGATTGGATAAATACAAAGAACTGATTGATGATGCAAATAGTGAGAAAACAGACCTTCAAAAACGTTATTCTAAATATGCTAAGGCCCAAGCTTGGTTGTCAGATAGTGCACTTGTTATTCCAGTATACTCTGATGGTGCTCAAATGCTAGTGACGAAAATGGTTCCTGGCAGTGGTGCCGGTGGCTGGGTAGGTGACAAGACTAGTGAAAATAGCTACAAGTATCTGAAAATCCAAGATAAGATTGTCACTACTAAAGAAATGGATGAGTTCCGCAAGAAATTTGCTGATGAAAAAGCCAAATCAAACGCAGATTATCAGAAGAACTTAGACCGTCATATTCAAGACTAA
- a CDS encoding AI-2E family transporter gives MEQKEKHFSLSWFFKWFLDNKAITVFLVTLLLGLNLFILSKISFLFSPVLDFLAVVMLPVILSGLLYYLLNPIVDWMEKHKINRVIAITIVFVIIALFIIWGLAVAIPNLQRQVLTFARNVPIYLEDADRVIDDLVTKRLPDDFRPQLEQVLTNFSSQATVWASKVSSQAVNWVSAFISGASQVIVALIIVPFMLFYLLRDGKGLRHYLTQFMPTKLKEPVGQVLSDVNQQLSNYVRGQVTVAIIVAVMFIIFFKIIGLRYAVTLGVTAGILNLVPYLGSFLAMLPALVLGLIAGPVMLLKVVIVFIVEQTIEGRFVSPLILGSQLNIHPINVLFVLLTSGSMFGIWGVLLGIPVYASAKVVISAIFEWYKVVSGLYELEGEEAKSEQ, from the coding sequence ATGGAACAAAAAGAGAAACATTTTAGCCTGTCTTGGTTTTTCAAGTGGTTTTTGGATAACAAGGCAATTACGGTATTTTTGGTAACCTTATTGTTGGGACTGAATCTTTTTATTTTAAGTAAGATTAGTTTTCTATTTTCACCTGTTTTGGACTTTTTGGCAGTTGTGATGTTACCAGTCATTCTATCTGGTTTGCTATATTATTTACTGAATCCCATTGTTGATTGGATGGAGAAACACAAAATTAATCGTGTTATAGCTATCACTATTGTCTTTGTCATCATCGCTCTTTTTATCATTTGGGGCTTGGCAGTAGCAATTCCAAATCTGCAACGTCAAGTTTTAACATTTGCAAGAAATGTACCAATCTATCTTGAAGATGCTGACAGGGTTATTGATGATTTGGTAACCAAGCGTTTACCAGATGATTTCAGGCCTCAGTTAGAACAAGTTTTGACAAACTTCTCTAGTCAGGCTACAGTTTGGGCGAGCAAGGTTTCTTCTCAGGCAGTAAACTGGGTGAGTGCCTTTATTAGTGGGGCATCTCAAGTGATTGTTGCCTTGATTATCGTTCCTTTCATGCTCTTTTATCTCTTACGTGATGGGAAAGGCCTGCGTCACTATTTGACCCAATTCATGCCAACGAAATTGAAAGAACCTGTTGGACAAGTTTTATCAGATGTGAATCAGCAGTTGTCTAACTATGTTCGGGGGCAAGTGACAGTGGCTATTATTGTAGCAGTAATGTTTATCATCTTCTTCAAGATTATTGGTCTACGCTATGCGGTTACGCTGGGTGTTACTGCTGGTATTCTAAATCTAGTTCCTTATCTTGGTAGTTTCCTAGCCATGCTTCCTGCCTTAGTATTGGGCTTGATTGCTGGTCCAGTCATGCTTTTGAAAGTAGTGATTGTCTTTATCGTAGAACAAACTATTGAAGGCCGTTTTGTCTCTCCATTGATTTTGGGAAGTCAATTAAACATCCATCCCATTAATGTTCTCTTTGTCTTGTTGACTTCAGGATCCATGTTTGGCATATGGGGAGTCTTGCTCGGTATTCCGGTTTATGCCTCTGCTAAAGTTGTCATTTCAGCGATTTTTGAATGGTATAAGGTAGTCAGTGGCCTATATGAACTAGAAGGAGAGGAAGCTAAGAGTGAACAATAG
- a CDS encoding MgtC/SapB family protein: MMILSKEAFLDTPNDDTYRVAAQIVSGISFIGGGIIFMRDKKISGITTVAGIWATAGIGMAIGAGFAFLGLFCSLIVVSVQKSSSKFLKSDTHYHIRITGFVTNKPSIDTLNIIIEQKGFYNLNIDMDRNESGYNLTIRAYHDKSISYKNMAEVLWQCDENFYINQVKIVSLEG; encoded by the coding sequence ATGATGATTTTATCAAAAGAAGCTTTCTTGGATACGCCTAATGATGATACTTATAGGGTTGCGGCCCAAATTGTCAGTGGAATTAGTTTTATTGGTGGTGGTATTATTTTCATGAGGGATAAAAAAATCAGTGGTATCACCACAGTAGCTGGTATTTGGGCAACTGCAGGTATTGGAATGGCGATTGGAGCAGGTTTTGCTTTTCTAGGCTTATTTTGTAGTCTAATTGTTGTCTCTGTTCAGAAAAGTAGCTCCAAATTTTTGAAAAGCGATACCCATTATCATATCAGAATAACTGGATTTGTAACCAATAAACCTTCAATAGATACCTTGAATATTATCATTGAACAGAAGGGATTTTACAATCTAAATATTGACATGGATAGGAATGAAAGTGGTTATAATCTTACGATTAGAGCATATCACGATAAATCCATCTCTTACAAAAATATGGCTGAGGTTTTATGGCAATGTGACGAGAATTTTTATATAAATCAGGTTAAGATTGTTTCATTAGAAGGATAG